In Streptomyces chartreusis NRRL 3882, the following are encoded in one genomic region:
- a CDS encoding FAD-dependent oxidoreductase, whose protein sequence is MPAQPIEVKPGDERYDALRRGFNQRWIAHPDHIVVATSADDVSAALTTFLSKPANTKRRITVRSGGHCYENFVSSHDVGVIIDVSPMNRAYYDPSMKAYCVEAGATNWHSTTQLYRTTGRALPGGSCYSVGSGGHICGGGYGLLSRLHGLTVDYLYAVEVVTVADGRTPRVTVARKDSDDPSLRDLWWAHTGGGGGNFGVITRYWFRDLPQPPAQVLLRSVAWKWEQFQQHPDLFKSLVRRYGQFFEHEHAGNGPDFIHRYGYRDLFTLLKLTHVSNGKVGLIIQMDGTSDDSPARLKAFLDYITEGFTAGTQTYVHETVLDQPTGEHPAQRELFIPTLLPWLTATQSLNDSGPNRCGKYKSAYHTKAFTEEQIDAIHRHLTDTTYENPDALLQVDSYGGMVNDVAPEATAVPQRSSVMKLQYQAYWTWDKDADANGVYDYRDADKDSGIAEPHLRWIRNFYKDVYKSTGGVPAVPDVALPASQTSNTDGCYVNYPDVDLDNATLNTSGQRSPRLYYKNNYKRLQRTKQRWDPKNVFRHAQSIRPPERS, encoded by the coding sequence ATGCCAGCACAACCGATCGAAGTCAAGCCGGGCGATGAGCGGTACGACGCACTGCGCCGCGGGTTCAACCAACGCTGGATCGCCCATCCCGACCACATCGTGGTAGCAACGTCCGCGGACGACGTGTCAGCAGCCCTGACCACGTTCCTCAGCAAACCGGCCAACACCAAGCGCCGCATCACCGTACGCTCCGGCGGCCACTGCTATGAGAACTTCGTCTCCTCCCACGACGTCGGCGTCATCATCGACGTCAGCCCCATGAACCGCGCCTACTACGACCCGTCGATGAAGGCGTACTGCGTCGAGGCGGGCGCGACGAACTGGCACAGCACCACCCAGCTGTACCGGACCACGGGCCGGGCCCTGCCGGGCGGCTCCTGCTACTCCGTCGGCAGCGGCGGCCACATCTGCGGCGGCGGATACGGCCTGCTGTCCAGGCTCCATGGCCTGACCGTCGACTACCTCTACGCCGTCGAGGTGGTCACCGTCGCCGATGGCAGGACCCCCCGGGTCACCGTGGCCCGCAAGGACTCCGACGACCCGAGCCTGCGCGACCTGTGGTGGGCCCATACCGGCGGAGGCGGCGGGAACTTCGGTGTCATCACCCGCTACTGGTTCCGCGACCTGCCTCAGCCACCCGCCCAGGTGCTGCTCAGGTCCGTCGCCTGGAAGTGGGAGCAGTTCCAGCAGCACCCCGACCTGTTCAAGTCGCTGGTGCGCCGCTACGGGCAGTTCTTCGAGCACGAGCATGCCGGGAACGGACCGGACTTCATCCACCGCTACGGATACCGAGACCTGTTCACCCTGCTCAAGCTCACACACGTGTCCAACGGCAAGGTCGGCCTGATCATCCAGATGGACGGCACGAGCGACGACTCACCCGCGCGCCTGAAGGCCTTCCTGGACTACATCACCGAAGGCTTCACCGCCGGCACCCAAACGTACGTCCACGAGACGGTCCTGGACCAGCCGACCGGTGAGCACCCCGCGCAACGTGAGCTGTTCATTCCCACCCTCCTGCCGTGGCTGACCGCCACCCAGAGCCTGAACGACTCCGGCCCCAACCGCTGCGGCAAGTACAAGTCGGCCTACCACACCAAGGCGTTCACCGAGGAACAGATCGACGCCATTCACCGCCACCTCACCGACACCACCTATGAGAACCCCGACGCTCTGCTGCAGGTCGACTCCTACGGGGGGATGGTCAACGACGTCGCCCCGGAGGCGACAGCTGTACCGCAGCGCTCCTCTGTCATGAAGCTGCAGTACCAGGCGTACTGGACCTGGGACAAGGACGCCGACGCCAACGGGGTGTACGACTACCGCGACGCCGACAAGGACAGCGGGATCGCCGAACCGCACCTGCGCTGGATCCGCAACTTCTACAAGGACGTCTACAAGTCCACCGGTGGCGTGCCCGCGGTACCCGATGTCGCCCTGCCCGCATCGCAGACATCAAACACAGACGGCTGCTACGTCAACTACCCCGACGTCGACCTCGACAACGCCACCCTCAACACCTCCGGGCAACGATCACCCCGGCTCTACTACAAAAACAACTACAAACGCCTGCAGCGCACCAAGCAACGCTGGGACCCCAAGAACGTCTTCCGCCACGCCCAGTCAATCCGACCGCCCGAACGCAGTTGA